From Streptomyces sp. NBC_00683, one genomic window encodes:
- the ileS gene encoding isoleucine--tRNA ligase: MTSPQYRQVPAQVDLPALEHAVLDFWRDSKVFTKSLEQSEGRPEWVFYEGPPTANGMPGAHHIEARVFKDVFPRFRTMQGYHVGRKAGWDCHGLPVELAVEKELGFNGKKDIEAYGIAEFNAKCRESVTRHTDAFTELTTRMGYWVDLDDAYRTMDPEYVDSVWWSLKEIFNKDLLVQDHRVAPWCPRCGTGLSDHELAQGYETVVDPSVFVRFPLTSGPLAGEAALLVWTTTPWTLVSNTAVAAHPDVTYVVATNGEEKLVVARPLVEKALGEGWELTGQSFTGREMERWTYERPFQLVDFPAEAHYVVNAEYVTTEDGTGLVHQSPAFGADDLVVCRSYGLPVVNPVRPDGTFEEDLPLVGGVFFKKADEALTADLDARGKLFRHVPYEHSYPHCWRCHTALLYYAQPSWYIRTTAVKDRLLEENEKTNWFPDSVKTGRFGDWLNNNVDWALSRNRYWGTPLPIWRCEDNHLTCVGSRAELSGLTGTDQSDLDPHRPFIDEITFTCTQENCQLEAYRVPEVIDAWYDSGSMPFAQWGYPYKNKEIFESRYPAQFISEAIDQTRGWFYTLMAVGTLVFDKSSYENVVCLGHILAEDGRKMSKHLGNILQPIPLMDQHGADAVRWFMAAGGSPWAARRVGHGTIQEVVRKTLLTYWNTVAFQALYARTSGWAPSAADPAPADRTVLDRWLLSELNALVDQVTQALETYDTQRAGKLLSAFVDDLSNWYVRRSRRRFWQGDKAALRTLHEVVETVTRLMAPLTPFITERVWQDLVAPVTPDAPESVHLSTWPKADLSAIDPALSTQMALVRRLVELGRATRAESGVKTRQPLSRALVAASGFENLSAELHAQITEELNVSSLASLSEVGGSLVDTTAKANFRALGKRFGKGVQAVAKAVADTDAAALSLALREGTASVEVDGERITLSPDEVIITETPREGWSVASDSGATVALDLEITPELRRAGLARDAIRLIQEARKNSGLDVADRIAVRWTSTSPATAEALTEHASLIADEVLALDYAEGEADAAYGEPFEDEGLSLTFRLRKSS, encoded by the coding sequence ATGACATCGCCGCAGTACCGCCAGGTACCCGCCCAGGTCGACCTGCCCGCCCTCGAGCACGCCGTGCTCGACTTCTGGCGTGACAGCAAGGTCTTCACCAAGAGCCTCGAACAGTCCGAGGGCCGCCCCGAGTGGGTCTTCTACGAGGGCCCGCCGACCGCCAACGGCATGCCCGGGGCCCACCACATCGAGGCCCGCGTCTTCAAGGACGTCTTTCCCCGCTTCCGCACCATGCAGGGCTACCACGTCGGCCGCAAGGCCGGCTGGGACTGTCACGGCCTGCCGGTGGAGCTCGCGGTCGAGAAGGAGCTGGGCTTCAACGGCAAGAAGGACATCGAGGCGTACGGCATCGCCGAGTTCAACGCCAAGTGCCGTGAGTCGGTGACCCGGCACACCGACGCCTTCACCGAGCTCACGACCCGCATGGGCTACTGGGTCGACCTCGACGACGCCTACCGCACGATGGACCCGGAGTACGTCGACTCCGTGTGGTGGTCCCTGAAGGAGATCTTCAACAAGGACCTGCTGGTCCAGGACCACCGCGTCGCCCCCTGGTGCCCGCGCTGCGGCACCGGCCTCTCCGACCACGAGCTGGCCCAGGGCTACGAGACGGTCGTCGACCCCTCGGTCTTCGTGCGCTTCCCGCTCACGAGCGGCCCGCTGGCAGGCGAGGCGGCCCTCCTGGTCTGGACGACCACCCCCTGGACCCTGGTCTCCAACACCGCCGTCGCCGCGCACCCCGACGTCACCTACGTCGTCGCGACGAACGGCGAGGAGAAGCTGGTCGTCGCCCGGCCGCTGGTCGAGAAGGCTCTCGGCGAGGGCTGGGAGCTCACCGGCCAGTCCTTCACCGGCCGTGAGATGGAGCGCTGGACGTACGAGCGCCCGTTCCAGCTCGTCGACTTCCCGGCCGAGGCCCACTACGTCGTCAACGCCGAGTACGTCACGACCGAGGACGGTACGGGTCTGGTCCACCAGTCCCCCGCCTTCGGCGCCGACGACCTCGTCGTCTGCCGCTCCTACGGCCTCCCCGTCGTGAACCCCGTCCGCCCCGACGGGACCTTCGAGGAGGACCTGCCGCTGGTCGGCGGCGTCTTCTTCAAGAAGGCCGACGAGGCGCTCACCGCGGACCTGGACGCCCGCGGGAAGCTCTTCCGCCACGTCCCCTACGAGCACAGCTACCCGCACTGCTGGCGCTGCCACACGGCGCTGCTGTACTACGCGCAGCCGTCCTGGTACATCCGCACGACGGCCGTCAAGGACCGGCTCCTCGAGGAGAACGAGAAGACCAACTGGTTCCCGGACTCGGTCAAGACCGGCCGCTTCGGTGACTGGCTGAACAACAACGTCGACTGGGCCCTGTCCCGCAACCGCTACTGGGGCACCCCGCTGCCCATCTGGCGCTGCGAGGACAACCACCTGACCTGCGTGGGCTCCCGCGCCGAGCTCTCCGGGCTCACGGGGACCGACCAGTCGGACCTGGACCCGCACCGTCCGTTCATCGACGAGATCACGTTCACCTGCACGCAGGAGAACTGCCAGCTGGAGGCGTACCGCGTCCCCGAGGTCATCGACGCCTGGTACGACTCGGGCTCGATGCCTTTCGCCCAGTGGGGCTACCCGTACAAGAACAAGGAGATCTTCGAGAGCCGCTACCCGGCGCAGTTCATCTCGGAGGCCATCGACCAGACCCGCGGCTGGTTCTACACGCTGATGGCGGTCGGCACGCTCGTCTTCGACAAGTCCAGTTACGAGAACGTGGTCTGCCTCGGCCACATCCTCGCCGAGGACGGCCGCAAGATGTCCAAGCACCTCGGGAACATCCTCCAGCCGATCCCGCTCATGGACCAGCACGGCGCCGACGCCGTGCGCTGGTTCATGGCCGCCGGCGGCTCCCCCTGGGCGGCACGCCGTGTGGGCCACGGCACGATCCAGGAGGTCGTCCGCAAGACGCTCCTCACCTACTGGAACACGGTCGCGTTCCAGGCCCTGTACGCCCGTACGTCGGGCTGGGCGCCGTCCGCGGCCGATCCGGCACCGGCCGATCGCACGGTCCTGGACCGCTGGCTGCTGAGCGAGCTGAACGCCCTGGTGGACCAGGTCACCCAGGCGCTGGAGACCTACGACACCCAGCGCGCCGGCAAGCTGCTGTCCGCGTTCGTCGACGATCTGTCCAACTGGTACGTACGCCGCTCGCGCCGCCGCTTCTGGCAGGGCGACAAGGCGGCGCTGCGCACGCTGCACGAGGTCGTCGAGACGGTCACCCGGCTGATGGCCCCGCTGACCCCGTTCATCACGGAGCGTGTCTGGCAGGACCTGGTCGCCCCCGTCACCCCGGACGCCCCGGAGTCGGTGCACCTGTCCACCTGGCCCAAGGCGGACCTGTCGGCGATCGACCCCGCGCTCTCCACGCAGATGGCGCTGGTCCGTCGCCTGGTCGAGCTGGGACGTGCCACGCGGGCCGAGTCGGGTGTCAAGACCCGTCAGCCGCTGTCCCGCGCCCTGGTCGCGGCCTCGGGCTTCGAGAACCTCTCCGCCGAGCTGCACGCCCAGATCACGGAGGAGCTGAACGTCTCCTCGCTGGCCTCCCTGTCCGAGGTCGGCGGCTCGCTGGTCGACACGACGGCGAAGGCGAACTTCCGGGCCCTGGGCAAGCGGTTCGGCAAGGGCGTCCAGGCGGTGGCCAAGGCCGTCGCGGACACCGACGCCGCCGCGCTCTCGCTGGCCCTGCGCGAGGGCACCGCGTCGGTCGAGGTCGACGGTGAGCGGATCACCCTCTCCCCCGACGAGGTCATCATCACCGAGACCCCGCGCGAGGGCTGGTCGGTGGCCTCCGACTCGGGCGCCACGGTCGCCCTGGACCTCGAGATCACCCCGGAGCTGCGGCGCGCGGGGCTGGCCCGTGACGCGATCAGGCTGATCCAGGAGGCCCGCAAGAACAGCGGCCTGGACGTGGCGGACCGTATCGCGGTGCGCTGGACGTCCACGTCCCCCGCGACGGCCGAGGCACTGACCGAGCACGCGTCGCTGATCGCGGACGAGGTCCTGGCCCTGGACTACGCCGAGGGCGAGGCCGACGCGGCCTACGGCGAGCCCTTCGAGGACGAGGGCCTGTCCCTGACGTTCCGCCTCCGCAAGTCGAGCTGA
- a CDS encoding TraR/DksA family transcriptional regulator translates to MVAKKTAVTGTASARSTGPVAEETAGEATKKATKKAAKKPAKRAAKKAAAGPPDEQERADRAPAHHGPAKKSAAKKASKKATGAAQAAEQTGAHTVVAKKSAGRTTAVGKGGATAVPPARAAAATAPGELAVRPGEDPWTPEEVAEARTELSSEVIRLRNELEASGAALAGLMRDSGDGAGDDEADTGTKNITREHELSLAANAQEMLEQTERALARLDAGTYGLCEICGNPIGKARMQAFPRATLCVEDKQKQERRG, encoded by the coding sequence ATGGTGGCGAAGAAGACCGCCGTAACAGGAACGGCGTCGGCGAGATCCACGGGTCCGGTGGCCGAGGAGACGGCCGGAGAGGCGACGAAGAAGGCAACGAAGAAGGCGGCGAAGAAACCGGCCAAGAGGGCGGCCAAGAAGGCCGCCGCCGGGCCGCCGGACGAGCAGGAACGGGCCGATCGGGCTCCGGCGCACCACGGGCCGGCGAAGAAGAGCGCAGCCAAGAAGGCTTCGAAGAAGGCCACGGGGGCGGCCCAGGCCGCCGAGCAGACAGGAGCCCACACGGTGGTAGCCAAGAAGAGCGCCGGCCGGACCACGGCGGTAGGAAAGGGCGGTGCCACAGCGGTGCCGCCGGCCCGTGCGGCCGCTGCGACGGCGCCCGGCGAGCTGGCGGTCAGGCCGGGGGAGGACCCCTGGACGCCCGAAGAGGTCGCGGAGGCGAGGACGGAGCTGTCCAGCGAGGTCATCCGGCTGCGAAACGAGCTGGAGGCATCGGGAGCGGCGCTGGCCGGGCTGATGCGGGACTCCGGCGACGGGGCGGGTGACGACGAGGCGGACACCGGCACCAAGAACATCACGCGCGAGCACGAGCTGTCCCTGGCGGCCAACGCCCAGGAGATGCTGGAACAGACCGAACGCGCCCTCGCCAGGCTCGACGCGGGGACGTACGGGCTGTGCGAGATCTGCGGCAACCCGATCGGCAAGGCGCGCATGCAGGCGTTCCCCCGGGCCACGCTCTGCGTCGAGGACAAACAGAAGCAGGAGCGACGCGGTTGA
- a CDS encoding mechanosensitive ion channel family protein produces MENVVRPLLVLGGSLVITLLVGWLVDLLLRRADSRHSETPVWGLLRRCRPPLQVVLCTALLRATYIHVRLDPVRDHRAGIGQAMTLVLIAASAWLVLRVAATAVESSYARYATSTRDPARVRRVRTQVTLIQRVVTAVVATVAVAAMLLTFPAMRTVGTSMLASAGVLGIVAGVAAQSTLGNLFAGFQIAFGDMVRIGDTVVVDGEWGTVEEITLTFLAVRTWDERRITMPVSYFTSKPFENWSRGGIQMTGTVFFQLDHSAPVAAMREQLREILGDCAAWDGRDWSLAVTDTTASTIEVRAVVTAKDADDIWTVRCAVREQLVGWLRDHHPYALPRIVTSPAVLPPGDHWPELTGAQDGGRERPEGRVPAPGRAPRTGRG; encoded by the coding sequence ATGGAGAACGTAGTGCGACCGCTGCTCGTGCTGGGCGGATCGCTGGTGATCACACTGCTGGTGGGCTGGCTGGTCGATCTGCTGCTGCGCCGGGCCGACAGCCGCCACAGCGAGACACCCGTCTGGGGCCTGCTGCGGCGCTGCCGGCCTCCGCTGCAGGTCGTGCTCTGCACGGCGCTGCTGCGGGCCACCTACATCCACGTACGCCTCGACCCGGTGCGGGACCACCGGGCAGGGATCGGCCAGGCCATGACCCTGGTGCTGATCGCGGCGTCGGCCTGGCTGGTGCTGCGCGTCGCGGCCACCGCCGTGGAGTCCTCGTACGCCCGCTACGCGACGTCCACCCGCGATCCGGCCCGGGTCCGCCGGGTACGGACCCAGGTCACGCTGATCCAGCGTGTGGTCACCGCCGTGGTGGCGACGGTCGCGGTCGCGGCGATGCTGCTGACCTTCCCGGCGATGCGTACCGTCGGCACCTCGATGCTGGCCTCCGCCGGTGTGCTCGGCATCGTCGCCGGTGTCGCGGCCCAGTCGACGCTCGGCAACCTCTTCGCCGGCTTCCAGATCGCTTTCGGTGACATGGTCCGGATCGGCGACACCGTGGTGGTGGACGGCGAGTGGGGCACCGTGGAGGAGATCACCCTGACCTTCCTCGCCGTGCGGACCTGGGACGAGCGGCGGATCACCATGCCGGTGTCGTACTTCACCAGCAAGCCGTTCGAGAACTGGTCGCGCGGCGGAATCCAGATGACCGGCACGGTCTTCTTCCAGCTCGACCACTCGGCGCCGGTCGCCGCGATGCGTGAACAGCTGCGCGAGATCCTCGGCGATTGCGCGGCCTGGGACGGCCGCGACTGGTCCCTGGCCGTCACGGACACCACTGCGTCGACGATCGAGGTGCGGGCCGTGGTCACCGCGAAGGACGCGGACGACATCTGGACGGTGCGCTGTGCGGTGCGGGAGCAGCTCGTCGGCTGGCTGCGCGACCACCATCCGTACGCGCTGCCCCGGATCGTGACGTCACCCGCGGTACTGCCGCCGGGCGACCACTGGCCGGAACTGACGGGTGCGCAGGACGGCGGCCGGGAGCGTCCCGAGGGCCGGGTGCCTGCCCCGGGCAGGGCCCCGCGCACGGGCCGCGGCTGA
- a CDS encoding RluA family pseudouridine synthase, with product MSTYPEVRTLPVPDGLEGERVDAAISRMFGFSRTKAAELAAAGKVQVDGAVAGKSERVHGGAWLEVEMPQAAAPVQIVAEPVEGMEIVHDDDDIVVIMKPVGVAAHPSPGWTGTTVIGGLAAAGYRISTSGAAERQGIVHRLDVGTSGLMVVAKSERAYTLLKAQFRDRVVEKKYHALVQGHPDPMSGTIDAPIGRHPQHDYKWAVTAEGKPSVTHYDLIEAYRAASLLDIKLETGRTHQIRVHMSAHRHPCVGDLTYGADPTMAKRLGLTRQWLHAVRLGFEHPSDGSWVEFSSTYPDDLRHALETIAAESE from the coding sequence GTGAGTACGTATCCCGAGGTCCGCACCCTGCCCGTACCCGACGGTCTGGAAGGCGAGCGTGTAGACGCCGCCATCTCCAGGATGTTCGGTTTCTCCCGTACCAAGGCCGCCGAGCTGGCCGCAGCCGGGAAGGTCCAGGTGGACGGTGCGGTGGCCGGGAAGTCCGAGCGGGTGCACGGCGGCGCCTGGCTGGAAGTGGAGATGCCGCAGGCAGCCGCTCCGGTCCAGATCGTTGCCGAGCCCGTCGAGGGCATGGAGATCGTGCACGACGACGACGACATCGTCGTGATCATGAAGCCCGTCGGCGTCGCGGCCCACCCGAGCCCCGGCTGGACCGGCACCACGGTCATCGGCGGCCTCGCGGCGGCCGGCTACCGGATCTCCACCTCGGGTGCCGCCGAGCGCCAGGGCATCGTGCACCGGCTGGACGTCGGCACCTCCGGACTGATGGTCGTGGCCAAGTCCGAGCGGGCCTACACCCTGCTCAAGGCCCAGTTCCGCGACCGGGTCGTCGAGAAGAAGTACCACGCGCTGGTCCAGGGCCACCCGGACCCGATGAGCGGCACCATCGACGCCCCCATCGGGCGTCACCCGCAGCACGACTACAAGTGGGCCGTCACCGCCGAGGGCAAGCCCTCCGTGACGCACTACGACCTCATCGAGGCCTACCGCGCCGCCAGCCTGCTGGACATCAAGCTGGAGACCGGGCGCACCCACCAGATCCGGGTGCACATGTCCGCCCACCGCCACCCCTGCGTCGGCGACCTGACCTACGGCGCCGACCCGACCATGGCCAAGCGCCTCGGTCTGACCCGCCAGTGGCTGCACGCGGTCCGGCTCGGCTTCGAGCACCCCTCGGACGGCAGCTGGGTCGAGTTCTCCAGCACCTACCCGGACGACCTGCGCCACGCCCTCGAGACGATCGCGGCGGAGAGCGAGTGA
- the lspA gene encoding signal peptidase II: protein MAEAERIIGTPDIPDAEGADGAEPQQPSEGATQAGSDDTGGGRGRRKILVLFVVAVVAYLLDLVSKMIVVAKLEHQEPIEIFGDWLKLDAIRNAGAAFGMGEAFTVIFTAIAAVVIVVIARLARKLYSLPWAIALGLLLGGALGNLTDRIFRAPGVFEGAVVDFIAPAHFAVFNLADSAIVCGGILIVILSFKGLDPDGTVHKD, encoded by the coding sequence GTGGCAGAGGCGGAGCGCATCATCGGTACGCCGGATATCCCTGATGCCGAGGGGGCTGACGGGGCAGAGCCCCAGCAGCCCTCCGAGGGCGCGACTCAGGCCGGGAGCGACGACACGGGCGGCGGCAGGGGCAGGCGGAAGATCCTCGTGCTCTTCGTCGTGGCCGTGGTCGCCTACCTGCTGGACCTGGTCAGCAAGATGATCGTGGTCGCGAAGCTGGAGCACCAGGAGCCCATCGAGATCTTCGGCGACTGGCTGAAGCTCGACGCCATCCGGAACGCGGGTGCCGCGTTCGGGATGGGCGAGGCGTTCACGGTGATCTTCACGGCCATCGCCGCGGTCGTGATCGTGGTGATCGCCAGGCTCGCGCGCAAGCTCTACAGCCTGCCCTGGGCCATCGCCCTCGGGCTGCTGCTCGGCGGAGCGCTCGGCAACCTCACCGACCGCATCTTCCGCGCACCCGGCGTCTTCGAGGGCGCGGTGGTGGACTTCATCGCCCCCGCGCACTTCGCCGTCTTCAACCTCGCCGACTCCGCGATCGTCTGCGGCGGGATCCTGATCGTGATCCTTTCCTTCAAGGGCCTGGACCCCGACGGCACCGTGCACAAGGACTAG
- a CDS encoding GNAT family N-acetyltransferase encodes MNTVPAAYSTRRAVEENDLSACFQVRKTVFVGEQQVPEDIEYDAYDAGAVHVLAVAADGSALGTGRLLHGSAAAGKTGGAEAVGSLGRLAVTHEARGLGVGAALVRAIEDEARTLGLTAVDLHAQTHALGFYERLGYVAYGPEFPDAGMPHRAMRRTL; translated from the coding sequence GTGAACACCGTGCCCGCCGCGTACAGCACCCGCAGGGCCGTCGAGGAGAACGATCTCTCGGCGTGCTTCCAGGTCCGCAAGACCGTCTTCGTCGGTGAGCAGCAGGTGCCCGAGGACATCGAGTACGACGCCTACGACGCCGGCGCGGTCCACGTCCTCGCCGTTGCGGCGGACGGCTCCGCACTCGGTACGGGCAGGCTGCTGCACGGCTCCGCGGCGGCGGGCAAGACCGGCGGCGCCGAAGCCGTCGGCTCCCTCGGCCGGCTGGCCGTGACCCACGAGGCGCGCGGCCTCGGGGTCGGTGCCGCGCTGGTGCGCGCCATCGAGGACGAGGCGCGCACCCTCGGCCTGACCGCTGTCGACCTGCACGCCCAGACCCATGCGCTCGGCTTCTACGAGCGGCTCGGGTACGTGGCGTACGGCCCCGAATTCCCGGACGCCGGAATGCCGCACCGGGCGATGCGCCGCACGCTCTGA
- a CDS encoding DivIVA domain-containing protein, translated as MPLTPEDVRNKQFTTVRLREGYDEDEVDAFLDEVESELTRLLRENEDLRAKLAAATRAAAQNQQQQGMRKPPEQQDRPGAPVPAAISGPPVQQQPPQMGPPQLSGGAPQLPAGPSGHGPQGGHGPQGQHGPGPMQGGPMGGPMGGHPQQQQMQQMQQMQPPQMQQQGPGGDSAARVLSLAQQTADQAIAEARSEANKIVGEARSRAEGLERDARAKADALERDAQEKHRVAMGSLESARATLERKVEDLRGFEREYRTRLKSYLESQLRQLETQADDSLAPPRTPAAASLPPSASLAPAGAGAMGHTMGGNHGGHGNQQMGGNPSMGGPSYGGQQQMSPAMTQPMAPVRPQAPQPMQQAPSPMRGFLIDEDDN; from the coding sequence ATGCCGCTGACCCCCGAGGACGTGCGGAACAAGCAGTTCACGACCGTCCGCCTCCGAGAAGGCTATGACGAGGACGAGGTCGATGCCTTCCTCGACGAGGTCGAATCGGAACTGACTCGTCTGCTCCGTGAGAACGAGGACCTGCGCGCCAAGCTGGCCGCGGCCACGCGTGCGGCTGCGCAGAACCAGCAGCAGCAGGGTATGCGCAAGCCGCCGGAGCAGCAGGACCGCCCCGGTGCTCCCGTACCCGCCGCCATATCTGGCCCGCCGGTGCAGCAGCAGCCCCCGCAGATGGGTCCCCCCCAGCTGTCCGGTGGAGCTCCGCAGCTGCCTGCCGGTCCCAGCGGCCACGGCCCCCAGGGCGGCCACGGTCCGCAGGGCCAGCACGGCCCCGGCCCGATGCAGGGCGGCCCCATGGGCGGTCCCATGGGTGGTCACCCCCAGCAGCAGCAGATGCAGCAGATGCAGCAGATGCAGCCGCCGCAGATGCAGCAGCAGGGTCCCGGTGGCGACAGTGCCGCCCGTGTCCTGTCCCTTGCTCAGCAGACCGCCGACCAGGCGATCGCGGAGGCCCGTTCCGAGGCCAACAAGATCGTCGGCGAGGCGCGCAGCCGCGCCGAGGGCCTGGAGCGGGACGCACGTGCCAAGGCGGACGCGCTGGAGCGGGACGCGCAGGAGAAGCACCGCGTGGCCATGGGCTCCCTCGAGTCGGCCCGCGCGACGCTTGAGCGCAAGGTCGAGGACCTGCGTGGCTTCGAGCGCGAGTACCGGACCCGCCTGAAGTCGTACCTGGAGAGCCAGCTGCGCCAGCTGGAGACCCAGGCCGACGACTCGCTGGCTCCGCCGCGGACCCCGGCAGCCGCTTCGCTGCCGCCGTCGGCCTCGCTGGCTCCGGCCGGTGCGGGCGCCATGGGTCACACCATGGGCGGCAACCACGGTGGGCACGGCAACCAGCAGATGGGCGGCAACCCGTCCATGGGTGGCCCTTCCTACGGTGGCCAGCAGCAGATGTCGCCCGCGATGACGCAGCCCATGGCTCCGGTCCGCCCGCAGGCGCCGCAGCCGATGCAGCAGGCGCCGTCGCCGATGCGCGGGTTCCTGATCGACGAGGACGACAACTGA
- a CDS encoding YggT family protein, with product MGVALDVVYIALMCFLIVLIFRLVMDYVFQFARSWHPGKAMVVVLEGTYTVTDPPLKLLKRFIPPLRLGGVALDLSFFVLMIIVYILLSIVGKLASSV from the coding sequence ATGGGCGTCGCACTGGATGTGGTCTATATCGCGCTGATGTGTTTCCTCATCGTGCTGATCTTCCGGCTGGTCATGGACTATGTCTTCCAGTTCGCACGTTCATGGCACCCAGGCAAGGCGATGGTGGTCGTTCTCGAGGGCACTTACACTGTCACCGATCCACCGCTGAAGCTTCTGAAGCGGTTCATACCACCGTTGCGTCTCGGGGGCGTGGCACTTGACCTGTCCTTCTTCGTTCTGATGATCATCGTCTACATCCTGCTCAGCATCGTGGGCAAGCTTGCGAGCAGCGTGTGA
- a CDS encoding dienelactone hydrolase family protein: MDVMNIMLFHSTIGLRPAVHAAADRLRAAGHEVRVPDLFEGHTFDTVEEGMAFQQQVGKDELLKRAVLAAAPYSDQGLVYAGFSFGASVAQTLALGDAKARGLLLLHGTSDIAETASVDELPVQLHVADPDPFESHDWLNSWYLQMQRTGADVEVYRYPGAGHLFTDPDLPDYDEESAELAWKVGLGFLATLQA, encoded by the coding sequence ATGGACGTCATGAACATCATGCTTTTCCACTCGACCATCGGTCTGCGGCCCGCTGTGCACGCGGCTGCCGACCGGCTGCGTGCAGCCGGGCATGAGGTGCGCGTGCCCGATCTCTTCGAGGGGCACACCTTCGACACGGTCGAGGAAGGAATGGCTTTCCAGCAGCAGGTGGGCAAGGACGAGTTGCTCAAGCGCGCCGTGCTGGCAGCCGCACCCTATTCCGACCAGGGCCTTGTGTACGCGGGCTTCTCCTTCGGGGCGTCGGTGGCGCAGACCCTCGCGCTCGGCGACGCCAAGGCGCGCGGGCTGCTGCTGCTCCACGGCACGTCGGACATCGCCGAGACCGCCTCGGTGGACGAACTGCCGGTGCAGCTGCACGTCGCCGACCCCGATCCGTTCGAGTCGCACGACTGGCTGAACAGCTGGTACCTCCAGATGCAGCGGACCGGCGCGGATGTCGAGGTCTACCGCTACCCCGGGGCCGGGCACCTGTTCACCGACCCGGACCTGCCCGACTACGACGAGGAGTCGGCCGAGCTGGCCTGGAAGGTCGGGCTCGGGTTCCTCGCCACGCTCCAGGCATGA